The following proteins are co-located in the Methylomonas sp. 11b genome:
- a CDS encoding AsmA family protein translates to MLLIGLCAFGSMLLIFAYSDNARIWFIENSVNTQKLKLDIKGETIFEYGRQPELTLNNISIKNTVWPSPENLAQINKLSLQFSISRLFHGEIFINDLSISKPELFLLKNKKGDANWSFSDPKADAYALELPVIFENLHIVSGIFHYYDEIRDMNFEGDIDSLKGSGGWQLPITIESKGSYQHKTLNIQAAAGSYAELRSENNPYPVKLNMVFGQTEIAIRGTVTHPLQAPDPKLKLSFAGDDIAELFPLIGIPLPPSPAYKITGDLSRQDRTWRFDKFNGEIGHSDLQGTVLINPTLELLYFDMDLFAKTLDLADLSGFIGGEPNLTDQSVTEDNALIPERHFNFKQIRAANGKARLRATNILNKEIPLSNFDGQISLNNGVLTFEPVTFGIDDGRINLWMSAYGSQNPPDVDIQINVIDMPLSKLIGEVKDIQNTLGKINGKLKIKGSGNSLKEILSSANGEAYLVQYDGKISALIVELIGLDIFHALGYYISGDIQIPILCAIVDVDINNGIGKSKTLLLNTKDSVVHGNGYLSFKNETFEVAMTPYPRDFSPLTLRSTLNVSGTILKPKFSIDPLSTLMLLPPIDIGEVENIDCQKMIRRAKD, encoded by the coding sequence ATGTTACTAATAGGGTTATGTGCTTTTGGCAGTATGCTATTAATTTTTGCCTATTCCGATAATGCTAGGATCTGGTTTATTGAGAATAGCGTTAATACCCAAAAGCTAAAACTTGACATAAAAGGCGAAACTATTTTTGAATATGGCAGGCAACCTGAACTCACTCTTAATAATATTTCAATCAAAAATACGGTTTGGCCTAGTCCTGAAAACCTTGCACAAATAAATAAATTATCATTGCAATTTTCTATTTCAAGACTGTTCCATGGCGAAATATTCATTAACGATTTAAGCATTAGCAAGCCAGAATTATTTCTTTTAAAAAATAAGAAAGGTGATGCAAATTGGAGTTTTTCTGACCCGAAAGCTGATGCATATGCTCTTGAGTTGCCGGTTATTTTCGAGAATCTGCATATTGTTTCCGGAATATTTCATTATTATGATGAAATCCGTGATATGAATTTTGAAGGAGATATAGATTCCTTGAAAGGCTCTGGCGGCTGGCAACTGCCGATTACCATTGAAAGTAAGGGTAGCTACCAACACAAAACGCTAAATATCCAGGCTGCTGCCGGTTCCTATGCAGAATTACGCTCAGAAAATAATCCCTATCCTGTCAAGTTGAATATGGTGTTCGGCCAAACGGAAATAGCTATTCGCGGCACAGTGACTCATCCTCTACAAGCGCCCGATCCAAAGCTTAAGCTTTCTTTTGCAGGAGATGATATTGCCGAATTATTTCCTTTAATCGGCATTCCTTTACCACCCAGCCCTGCCTATAAAATAACGGGGGATTTAAGCCGTCAGGATCGCACTTGGCGCTTTGACAAGTTTAATGGTGAAATTGGGCATAGCGATTTGCAAGGAACAGTTCTCATCAATCCAACACTTGAGCTTTTGTATTTCGATATGGATTTGTTCGCCAAAACGCTTGATCTTGCCGATTTAAGCGGATTTATTGGCGGCGAACCCAACCTGACAGATCAGAGTGTTACCGAAGACAATGCTTTGATCCCCGAGCGTCATTTCAACTTTAAACAAATTCGTGCAGCCAATGGCAAGGCTAGGCTTCGCGCCACAAATATCCTTAACAAGGAAATCCCCCTAAGCAACTTTGACGGTCAAATATCGCTCAACAATGGAGTGTTGACTTTCGAACCCGTCACCTTCGGAATTGACGATGGACGGATAAACCTTTGGATGTCAGCCTATGGATCGCAAAATCCGCCAGACGTTGATATCCAAATTAATGTGATTGATATGCCTTTAAGTAAGCTAATTGGGGAAGTTAAAGATATTCAGAACACGTTGGGGAAAATTAACGGTAAGTTGAAAATAAAAGGGTCGGGCAATTCGCTTAAAGAGATACTTTCAAGCGCCAACGGAGAAGCTTATTTAGTGCAATACGATGGCAAAATTAGCGCTTTGATAGTAGAGTTGATAGGCTTAGACATTTTCCACGCTCTTGGCTACTATATCTCGGGAGATATTCAAATTCCTATTCTCTGTGCCATTGTTGATGTGGATATTAATAATGGGATTGGCAAGTCAAAAACTTTATTGCTCAATACCAAGGATAGTGTTGTTCATGGTAATGGTTATTTGTCATTTAAAAACGAAACCTTTGAAGTAGCGATGACTCCTTATCCTCGTGATTTTAGTCCGCTTACCCTTCGTTCCACCTTAAATGTTTCCGGCACTATATTAAAACCAAAATTTTCAATTGATCCTTTGTCTACTCTCATGCTGCTACCGCCGATTGATATAGGCGAGGTTGAAAATATTGATTGTCAAAAAATGATACGGAGGGCAAAGGACTAA
- a CDS encoding catalase — translation MNKAKTPVLTVANEPAQFGEEVSTISVGNGGEWHQSAIDDQPTLTTNQGLPIADNQNSLKAHPSGPTLLEDFILREKITHFDHERIPERIVHARGTGAHGFFELTESLEQYTTAKVLTEVGEQTPLFTRISTVAGGSGSADTPRDVRGFAVKFYTKEGNWDLVGNNIPVFFIQDAIKFPDLIHAVKMEPDRGFPQAASAHDTFWDFISLTPEAMHMVMWVMSDRTLPRSLRMIEGFGIHSFRLINAAGESTFVKFHWRPKLGLQSTLWDEAVKIAGADSDFHRRDMFEAISTGDFPEWDLAVQLFSQEEADAFPFDHLDPTKLIPEELVPLQVIGRMVLNRWPDNFFAETEQVAFCPSHVVPGIDFSNDPLLQGRLFSYQDTQLSRLGSANFHQIPINAPQCPFANQQRDGHMQMTQPQGRVAYEPNTLAMDSPREQAETGFRSAAIEESGAKGRIRPESFADHYSQARQFYRSQSAYEQAHIASALVFELSKVEHPHIRVAMVGHLRHIEQDLAQRVASGLGLIELPPAPTAAMAPQELEPSPAVQLIGNMKNTLQGRSVGILIAEGSDAASIAAVQQAVTSAGATSKIIATVIGETTLADGWLMKVDGQLAGTPSVMFDAVAILLTEHAAMSLGKEAAAIDFVRDAFGHLKALIVDEGGAVLLTTANIKPDGGVFNIDCVDDFIAAAKTRQWEREASIRTLA, via the coding sequence ATGAATAAAGCAAAAACACCTGTTCTAACCGTAGCGAACGAACCAGCCCAATTTGGGGAGGAAGTATCGACAATTTCAGTCGGCAACGGCGGCGAGTGGCACCAGTCAGCCATCGACGACCAGCCCACTTTGACGACCAATCAGGGTTTACCGATTGCCGATAATCAAAATTCCCTGAAAGCCCATCCGAGCGGCCCGACACTGCTGGAAGACTTTATTCTGCGTGAAAAAATCACCCATTTCGACCACGAGCGCATCCCGGAACGCATCGTCCACGCCCGTGGAACCGGCGCACATGGCTTTTTCGAGCTCACCGAATCCCTGGAGCAATACACCACGGCCAAAGTGCTGACCGAAGTAGGTGAGCAAACGCCGCTGTTTACGCGCATATCCACTGTCGCCGGCGGCTCCGGCTCCGCCGATACGCCGCGCGATGTCCGCGGCTTTGCCGTCAAGTTTTATACCAAGGAAGGCAATTGGGATCTGGTCGGCAATAACATCCCGGTGTTCTTCATCCAGGATGCTATTAAATTTCCCGATCTGATTCATGCCGTAAAAATGGAACCCGACCGCGGCTTTCCGCAAGCGGCGTCGGCGCATGACACCTTCTGGGACTTCATTTCACTCACACCGGAAGCCATGCATATGGTGATGTGGGTGATGTCCGACCGCACCTTGCCGCGTTCGTTGCGGATGATCGAAGGCTTCGGTATTCATTCCTTTCGCTTAATCAATGCCGCGGGCGAATCGACCTTCGTGAAATTTCACTGGCGGCCGAAACTCGGTTTGCAATCTACCCTCTGGGATGAGGCGGTAAAAATAGCCGGTGCCGATTCCGACTTTCATCGGCGCGACATGTTCGAGGCCATCAGCACCGGCGATTTTCCGGAATGGGATTTGGCGGTGCAATTGTTCTCGCAAGAAGAAGCCGATGCCTTCCCATTCGATCATCTCGACCCAACCAAATTGATCCCGGAAGAATTGGTGCCGCTGCAAGTTATCGGTCGCATGGTATTGAATCGCTGGCCGGACAATTTTTTCGCGGAAACCGAACAAGTAGCGTTCTGTCCCTCCCATGTCGTGCCCGGCATCGATTTCTCGAACGATCCGTTGTTGCAGGGGCGGCTCTTCTCCTATCAGGACACGCAACTGTCCCGGTTGGGCTCAGCGAATTTCCATCAAATACCCATCAATGCGCCGCAGTGCCCGTTTGCCAATCAGCAGCGCGATGGGCATATGCAAATGACGCAACCGCAAGGTCGGGTGGCCTACGAACCCAATACGCTGGCAATGGATTCGCCACGCGAACAAGCGGAAACCGGCTTTCGCAGTGCGGCAATTGAAGAAAGTGGTGCCAAGGGGCGGATTCGACCCGAGAGCTTTGCTGACCATTACAGCCAGGCGAGGCAGTTTTATCGCAGTCAGTCTGCCTACGAACAGGCGCATATTGCTTCGGCGTTAGTGTTTGAACTATCTAAGGTAGAACATCCGCATATCCGTGTCGCGATGGTCGGTCATCTACGTCATATCGAACAAGACCTTGCGCAGCGGGTAGCCTCTGGCCTAGGTCTGATTGAATTGCCGCCAGCGCCAACTGCGGCGATGGCGCCCCAGGAACTGGAGCCATCGCCGGCGGTACAGTTGATCGGGAACATGAAGAATACACTTCAGGGCCGGAGTGTTGGGATATTGATCGCGGAGGGTTCGGATGCGGCAAGTATTGCGGCTGTGCAACAAGCTGTGACCAGTGCCGGCGCAACAAGCAAAATTATCGCCACGGTAATAGGTGAAACCACACTCGCTGACGGCTGGCTGATGAAAGTCGATGGCCAATTGGCGGGTACGCCGTCAGTAATGTTCGACGCGGTCGCCATCCTCCTGACCGAACATGCCGCCATGTCATTGGGGAAGGAAGCCGCCGCCATCGATTTCGTGCGCGATGCGTTTGGTCACTTGAAAGCGCTAATTGTTGACGAGGGCGGCGCAGTCTTACTGACCACGGCGAATATTAAACCCGATGGCGGCGTGTTTAACATCGATTGCGTGGATGATTTCATCGCGGCAGCCAAGACCCGGCAGTGGGAGCGCGAAGCCAGTATCAGAACACTGGCTTGA